A portion of the Gossypium arboreum isolate Shixiya-1 chromosome 8, ASM2569848v2, whole genome shotgun sequence genome contains these proteins:
- the LOC128296486 gene encoding pentatricopeptide repeat-containing protein At3g22470, mitochondrial-like yields MLKLGVGPDVVTLSTLINGFCNQSKICKPVSLFDKMIGHGYRPNSIVYSTILNGLCKMEERGFEPDIIAYNSVIDCLCKNGLLNEALNLFSEVKVKGIRPDIFTYTCLIHAMSNSVQQKETTRLLNEMMDNNISLNIVTYNTLSDAHCKEGMISEAVEIVDTRRKHGIEPDVVTYSGIEPDVVTYSALIDGHCLQNQMGKAVEIAFKEGMLSQAKYIVDTMIMQDIEPDIVTYGALIDGHCLQNQMGKAKRVSVEKGCALDRRSHNIIINGYCKAKRLDKAMELFDEITQNGPIRDIVTYNTLMQSMCQLGRVSTAFELLVKMCASGQVSNLVTCWILLDGLCKSGKLEEALKLFRAMREGFLDEVYQLFRSMRDNDCLPDSFCYNIMIQGFLQNSNTSKATQLLTKMIV; encoded by the exons ATGCTGAAGTTAGGTGTTGGACCCGATGTTGTAACTTTATCCACTTTGATTAATGGATTTTGTAATCAAAGTAAGATCTGTAAGCCTGTGAGTTTGTTTGATAAAATGATTGGACATGGGTATCGACCTAATTCAATTGTTTACAGTACAATACTAAATGGGCTGTGCAAGATGGAAGAAAGGGGTTTTGAACCCGATATTATAGCATATAATAGTGTCATTGACTGTCTTTGTAAAAACGGGTTACTAAATGAGGCTCTCAATCTCTTCTCCGAAGTGAAGGTGAAGGGCATTAGACCAGATATCTTTACTTACACTTGCTTAATTCACGCTATGAGTAATTCAGTCCAGCAGAAGGAGACAACAAGGCTTTTGAATGAGATGATGGATAACAATATTTCACTTAATATCGTCACGTATAATACATTGAGTGATGCACATTGCAAGGAGGGTATGATTTCGGAAGCTGTAGAAATTGTTGACACAAGGAGAAAGCATGGCATTGAGCCTGATGTTGTTACCTATAGTGGCATTGAGCCTGATGTTGTTACCTATAGTGCGTTAATAGACGGGCATTGCTTGCAAAACCAAATGGGTAAAGCTGTAGAAATTGCTTTCAAAGAAGGGATGCTTTCTCAAGCTAAATATATTGTTGACACAATGATAATGCAAGACATTGAGCCTGATATTGTTACCTATGGTGCGTTAATAGATGGGCATTGCTTGCAAAACCAAATGGGTAAAGCTAAAAGAGTTTCAGTTGAAAAAGGTTGTGCACTTGATAGACGTAGTCACAACATCATTATCAACGGATATTGCAAAGCTAAGAGGTTGGATAAAGCAATGGAACTCTTTGATGAAATAACTCAAAACGGGCCAATTCGTGATATAGTGACATACAACACTCTTATGCAAAGTATGTGTCAATTAGGGAGAGTTTCTACTGCATTCGAACTTCTGGTCAAGATGTGTGCTTCTGGACAAGTTTCAAATCTAGTGACATGTTGGATTTTGTTGGATGGTTTATGCAAAAGTGGTAAGCTTGAAGAGGCATTGAAACTTTTTCGAGCAATGCG AGAGGGATTCCTTGATGAAGTATACCAGTTGTTTAGGAGCATGAGAGACAATGATTGTTTACCTGATAGCTTCTGTTATAATATAATGATCCAGGGATTTCTTCAAAACAGCAATACCTCGAAGGCAACCCAACTTCTTACAAAAATG ATAGTGTAA